A single Pseudodesulfovibrio aespoeensis Aspo-2 DNA region contains:
- the lepB gene encoding signal peptidase I, which translates to MTHQTPRTDDAAFAAMASGVSGKRRRPWLAALLSLMATGVGQLYNGQWRKGACFLAGEVVLALALIPALRTFAGLVLAGGVLATYNIAAAVDAYRCARRGGYVPTRFNRWWAYALAVGISAAAGAGVEGALKAQFYQNFKVPSVSMQPALRVGDRFLAARLRPDSPIGRGQVVVFIEPGGGRHFVKRVVGLPGETVRVEGREVVVNGQRLDEPYARHTGGSTPHLADGGPLRLGPDQYFLMGDNRDKSYDSRWLGPVPRERIMARALYVYYPGPSGAGWASRFGETVR; encoded by the coding sequence ATGACGCACCAGACACCCCGGACCGACGACGCCGCTTTCGCGGCCATGGCTTCGGGCGTTTCCGGCAAACGGCGCAGGCCGTGGCTTGCCGCGCTCCTTTCCCTGATGGCCACCGGAGTGGGCCAGCTCTACAACGGCCAGTGGCGCAAGGGCGCGTGCTTCCTGGCGGGCGAGGTCGTTCTGGCCCTGGCCCTGATCCCGGCCCTGCGCACTTTTGCCGGGCTTGTCCTGGCCGGGGGCGTGCTGGCGACCTACAACATCGCGGCTGCTGTGGATGCCTACCGCTGCGCGCGCCGGGGCGGATATGTGCCGACGCGGTTCAACCGGTGGTGGGCGTATGCCCTGGCCGTGGGCATCAGCGCGGCTGCCGGGGCTGGCGTGGAGGGTGCGCTCAAGGCGCAATTTTATCAGAATTTCAAGGTGCCGTCCGTGTCCATGCAGCCCGCCTTGCGCGTGGGCGACCGGTTCCTGGCCGCGCGGCTGCGGCCCGATTCGCCCATCGGGCGCGGGCAGGTGGTGGTCTTCATCGAGCCTGGGGGCGGGCGGCACTTCGTCAAGCGGGTGGTGGGGCTGCCCGGCGAGACCGTGCGCGTCGAGGGGCGAGAGGTGGTCGTCAACGGCCAGCGGCTCGACGAGCCCTATGCGCGCCACACCGGCGGATCAACGCCGCACCTCGCCGATGGCGGGCCGCTGCGGCTTGGCCCGGACCAGTATTTCCTCATGGGCGACAATCGCGACAAGTCCTACGACTCGCGCTGGCTCGGTCCCGTGCCCCGCGAGAGGATCATGGCCCGCGCGCTCTACGTCTATTATCCCGGCCCGTCCGGCGCGGGGTGGGCATCCCGGTTCGGCGAGACAGTGCGCTGA
- the mltG gene encoding endolytic transglycosylase MltG — translation MARKRTLLLTLTGLVLVAALAGAYHGFVLWQDHRFMTVPPESPGREVVIRIEPGQPFSAVSATLRKNGVITDSRRFTALAASTNRTGAVRAGEFVLHTDWTPEQVLRELTTSAGVMRRVAVREGLTWWQTAALIEKAEVGSRDAFAAAVTDPEMLAGYGIRAESAEGYLFPETYLLTPPRGDSSRAMAELMIREFFGNAAKVWPQGLPEWDELHRAVIIASLVEKETGVPDERARIAGVFHNRLKKRMLIQADPTIIYGLGKSFDGDLVKSHLRDRSNPYNTYVHPGLPPGPICSPGLESLLAAVHPEQHHYLYFVAKGDGSHYFSKTLEEHNRAVGKYQIRRNPATYRSTQ, via the coding sequence ATGGCTCGAAAACGCACTCTCCTCCTGACCCTGACAGGTCTTGTCCTGGTGGCCGCCCTGGCCGGGGCATACCACGGCTTCGTGCTGTGGCAGGACCACCGGTTCATGACCGTGCCGCCTGAGTCTCCGGGCCGCGAGGTGGTCATCCGGATTGAGCCGGGCCAGCCTTTTTCCGCCGTGTCGGCCACCCTGCGGAAAAACGGGGTGATCACCGACAGCCGCCGCTTCACCGCGCTGGCCGCCTCGACCAACAGGACCGGGGCCGTGCGCGCCGGGGAGTTCGTCCTGCACACGGACTGGACGCCGGAGCAGGTGCTGCGCGAGCTGACCACCTCGGCGGGAGTCATGCGCCGGGTCGCAGTGCGCGAGGGGCTGACCTGGTGGCAGACCGCCGCCTTGATCGAAAAGGCGGAGGTCGGCTCACGCGACGCCTTTGCCGCTGCCGTGACCGACCCGGAGATGCTGGCCGGATACGGCATCCGGGCCGAAAGCGCCGAGGGATACCTCTTCCCGGAAACCTACCTGCTCACCCCGCCGCGCGGCGACTCCTCGCGGGCCATGGCCGAGCTCATGATCAGGGAATTCTTTGGCAATGCGGCCAAGGTCTGGCCCCAGGGGCTGCCGGAGTGGGATGAACTGCACAGGGCGGTGATCATCGCCTCGCTGGTGGAAAAGGAGACCGGCGTGCCCGACGAACGCGCCCGCATCGCCGGGGTCTTCCACAACCGGCTCAAAAAGCGGATGCTCATCCAGGCCGATCCGACCATCATCTATGGGCTGGGCAAATCCTTTGACGGCGATCTGGTCAAGAGCCACCTGCGCGACCGGAGCAACCCTTACAACACCTACGTCCATCCGGGCCTGCCGCCCGGCCCCATCTGCTCGCCCGGCCTCGAATCCCTGCTGGCGGCGGTCCATCCCGAACAGCACCACTATCTCTATTTCGTGGCCAAGGGGGACGGCTCGCATTATTTCAGCAAGACTCTTGAGGAGCACAACAGGGCCGTGGGCAAATACCAGATCAGACGCAACCCGGCCACTTACCGCTCCACTCAATAA